The proteins below come from a single Asanoa ferruginea genomic window:
- the mftB gene encoding mycofactocin biosynthesis chaperone MftB (MftB, a small protein, is a peptide chaperone that assists the radical SAM enzyme MftC in performing two modifications to the C-terminal Val-Tyr dipeptide of the mycofactocin precursor peptide, MftA. MftB's role is analogous to the role of PqqD in the biosynthesis of PQQ, a cofactor that derives entirely from a Tyr and a Glu in the precursor PqqA.), protein MSGIDLDRPWGLHPQVAVRPEPFGALLYHFGTRRLSFLKDRTLLDVVNRLDTEPSARAACLEAGVAPADLPRFGRALATLAHGDMVIERTSS, encoded by the coding sequence GTGTCCGGCATCGACCTGGACCGGCCGTGGGGCCTGCACCCGCAGGTCGCGGTCCGGCCCGAGCCGTTCGGGGCGCTGCTTTACCACTTCGGCACCCGGCGGCTCTCCTTCCTGAAAGACCGCACGCTGCTCGACGTGGTCAACCGGCTCGACACCGAGCCCAGCGCCCGGGCGGCCTGCCTGGAGGCCGGCGTCGCGCCGGCCGACCTGCCGCGCTTCGGCCGCGCCCTGGCGACCCTCGCGCACGGCGACATGGTGATCGAGAGGACGTCGTCATGA
- the mftC gene encoding mycofactocin radical SAM maturase (MftC is a radical SAM/SPASM enzyme that catalyzes the first two steps in biosynthesis of the electron carrier mycofactocin from the terminal Val-Tyr dipeptide of the precursor peptide MftA.), with protein MTVQTQARPGRLVDLFERGLDAPICLTWELTYACNLSCVHCLSSSGRRDPRELSTAECKAVIDELERMQVFYVNIGGGEPTVRSDFWELVDYATAHKVGVKFSTNGVKITPEVARRLAASDYVDVQISLDGATAEVNDAVRGPGSFATATRAMENLRDAGFTGFKISVVVTRENAGQLDAFKAIADGYGAQLRLTRLRPSGRGADVWDELHPTAAQQRQLYDWLVANGEQVLTGDSFFHLSAYGDSLPGLNLCGAGRVVCLIDPVGDVYACPFAIHENFLAGNVRSPGGFTSVWRESELFADLRHPQTGGACTKCQHFDSCRGGCMAAKFFTGLPLDGPDPECVQGYGADALLARGEVRPPKPAVDHSHRKTRAVPVTIGLSPPDHAPVSACEESPLAGFRP; from the coding sequence ATGACCGTCCAGACGCAAGCCCGCCCGGGCCGCCTGGTCGACCTGTTCGAGCGTGGGCTCGACGCGCCGATCTGCTTGACCTGGGAGCTGACGTACGCCTGCAATCTCTCTTGCGTGCACTGCCTGTCGAGTTCCGGCCGGCGGGACCCGCGCGAGCTGAGCACCGCGGAATGCAAGGCCGTCATCGACGAGCTCGAGCGGATGCAGGTCTTCTACGTCAACATCGGCGGCGGCGAGCCGACCGTGCGCTCCGATTTCTGGGAGCTGGTCGACTACGCGACCGCGCACAAGGTCGGCGTGAAGTTCTCCACCAACGGCGTGAAGATCACCCCGGAGGTGGCCCGCCGGCTGGCCGCGAGCGACTACGTCGACGTGCAGATCTCTCTCGACGGCGCGACCGCCGAGGTCAACGACGCCGTCCGCGGGCCGGGCTCGTTCGCCACCGCGACCCGGGCGATGGAAAACCTGCGCGACGCCGGTTTCACCGGCTTCAAGATCTCCGTCGTGGTCACCCGGGAGAATGCCGGCCAGCTCGACGCGTTCAAGGCCATCGCCGACGGGTACGGCGCACAACTCCGCTTGACCCGCCTGCGCCCGTCGGGCCGGGGCGCCGACGTCTGGGACGAGCTCCACCCCACGGCCGCCCAGCAGCGCCAGCTCTACGACTGGCTGGTCGCCAACGGCGAGCAGGTGCTGACCGGCGACTCGTTCTTCCACCTGTCGGCCTACGGTGACAGCCTTCCTGGGCTCAACCTGTGTGGCGCGGGCCGGGTGGTCTGCCTGATCGACCCGGTCGGCGACGTCTACGCCTGCCCGTTCGCGATCCATGAGAACTTCCTGGCCGGCAACGTCCGCTCGCCCGGCGGGTTCACCTCGGTCTGGCGCGAGTCCGAGCTGTTCGCCGACCTGCGCCACCCGCAGACCGGCGGCGCCTGCACCAAGTGCCAGCACTTCGACTCGTGCCGGGGCGGCTGCATGGCGGCCAAGTTCTTCACCGGCCTGCCGCTCGACGGCCCCGACCCCGAATGCGTGCAGGGGTACGGCGCCGACGCGCTGCTGGCCCGCGGCGAGGTCCGCCCGCCGAAGCCGGCCGTCGACCACTCCCATCGCAAGACCCGTGCCGTGCCCGTCACGATCGGCCTGAGCCCGCCGGACCATGCGCCGGTGAGCGCCTGCGAGGAGAGCCCACTGGCGGGGTTCCGGCCCTGA
- a CDS encoding mycofactocin system FadH/OYE family oxidoreductase 1 — translation MATHHLTDPVNLAGRRAPSRVLFGPHETNLGRKRAISDRHAAYYAARAAGGAGIIVTETASVTADDWPYERAPLAADCGPGWAAVVAACRPHGTLVLAGLGHVGGQGSTAYSQQPLWAPSRVADAATRELPAELEQPEIDAIVAGFAAGAAAAVHAGADGVELDAGVYSLLRQFQSGLTNQRGDRYGTDRLAFTREVIEAVRAEIGRERILALRMSCDERAPWAGVTPDQAAEQVAALAGDVDLLVVVTAGPYATAAYRPDFHTAPQFNRDLTARMREAAAGTPVVLQGSVVDPAAAQRALDDGVADLVEMTRAQIAEPRLVSLVRAGTPERARPCILCNQVCQVRDNRNPIVSCVGEPASGHETEDAAVEGSDAEAHDVLVVGGGPAGLEAARVLALRGHRVELAERTGRLGGAARDAAVGPGRDRMALLTNWLEAECRRLGVEIRTGVTVTPDDLDGREAILATGSRPRPPLFSQALDARAVLTGGLEALPAGEIVVDDPVGGPIGVAVAEWLAAGGRSVRLVTPDPVAGTQLSRTGDLAPANTRLQQAGVGRELRSLLRGVGGSTSSAAEGAPDGAAAGPAPHGHAVLEDVWTGARREIPCDVLVDCGPRLPEESLYLARPGTPRAGDAVAPRTLYEAVLEGRRRALEVAAGKARPQKVALNKP, via the coding sequence ATGGCCACGCACCACCTGACCGACCCGGTCAACCTCGCCGGGCGGCGGGCCCCCTCCCGTGTCCTTTTCGGTCCACATGAGACAAATCTGGGCCGGAAACGGGCGATCAGCGACCGGCACGCCGCCTACTACGCCGCGCGGGCGGCCGGCGGCGCCGGGATCATCGTCACCGAGACGGCGTCGGTCACCGCCGACGACTGGCCCTACGAGCGGGCGCCGCTGGCCGCCGACTGCGGGCCCGGCTGGGCCGCCGTCGTGGCGGCCTGCCGGCCGCATGGCACGCTGGTGCTCGCCGGCCTCGGGCACGTCGGCGGCCAGGGCTCGACCGCCTACTCGCAGCAGCCGCTCTGGGCGCCGTCGCGGGTCGCCGACGCGGCCACCCGGGAGCTGCCTGCCGAGCTGGAACAGCCCGAGATCGACGCGATCGTCGCCGGTTTCGCTGCCGGAGCGGCTGCCGCCGTCCACGCCGGCGCCGACGGTGTGGAGCTCGACGCCGGGGTCTATTCGCTGCTCCGCCAGTTCCAGTCCGGCCTGACCAACCAGCGCGGCGACCGCTACGGCACCGACCGGCTCGCGTTCACCCGCGAGGTGATCGAGGCCGTGCGGGCCGAGATCGGCCGGGAGCGGATCCTCGCGCTGCGCATGTCGTGCGACGAGCGCGCACCTTGGGCGGGCGTGACCCCCGACCAGGCGGCCGAGCAGGTCGCGGCGCTGGCCGGCGACGTCGACCTGCTGGTCGTGGTGACCGCCGGTCCCTACGCGACCGCCGCCTATCGCCCCGACTTCCACACCGCACCGCAGTTCAACCGCGACCTGACCGCGCGGATGCGCGAAGCCGCCGCCGGCACCCCGGTGGTACTCCAGGGCAGCGTGGTCGACCCGGCGGCCGCGCAGCGCGCCCTCGACGACGGCGTCGCCGACCTGGTCGAGATGACCCGCGCGCAGATTGCCGAGCCCCGGCTGGTCTCGCTGGTCCGCGCCGGCACTCCGGAGCGGGCCCGCCCGTGCATCCTGTGCAACCAGGTGTGCCAGGTCCGCGACAACCGCAACCCGATCGTGAGCTGCGTCGGCGAACCGGCCAGCGGGCACGAGACCGAGGACGCCGCGGTCGAGGGCAGCGACGCCGAGGCGCACGACGTGCTGGTCGTCGGCGGTGGCCCCGCGGGCCTGGAAGCCGCCCGGGTGCTGGCCTTGCGCGGCCACCGGGTAGAACTGGCCGAGCGCACCGGCCGGCTGGGCGGCGCCGCCCGCGACGCGGCGGTCGGCCCGGGCCGGGACAGGATGGCGCTGCTCACCAACTGGCTCGAGGCCGAATGCCGCCGGCTCGGTGTCGAGATCCGCACCGGCGTCACCGTCACTCCCGACGACCTGGACGGCCGCGAAGCCATCCTGGCCACCGGCTCGCGGCCGCGCCCGCCACTGTTCTCCCAGGCGCTCGACGCCCGCGCGGTGTTGACCGGTGGCCTCGAAGCCTTACCCGCCGGCGAGATCGTGGTCGACGACCCGGTCGGCGGCCCGATCGGCGTCGCGGTCGCGGAGTGGTTGGCCGCGGGCGGCCGGTCGGTCCGGCTGGTGACCCCTGACCCGGTGGCCGGCACCCAGCTCTCCCGCACCGGCGACCTGGCACCGGCCAACACCCGCCTGCAACAGGCCGGCGTTGGCCGCGAGCTGCGCTCGCTGCTGCGCGGCGTGGGTGGCTCGACGTCGAGCGCCGCCGAGGGCGCGCCCGACGGCGCGGCGGCCGGTCCGGCGCCGCACGGCCACGCCGTGCTCGAAGATGTCTGGACCGGCGCACGCCGGGAGATTCCGTGCGACGTGCTCGTCGACTGTGGACCTCGGCTGCCCGAGGAGTCCCTCTATCTCGCCCGTCCCGGCACGCCACGCGCCGGTGACGCGGTGGCACCACGAACTCTCTACGAGGCCGTGCTCGAAGGGCGCAGGCGCGCTCTCGAGGTCGCGGCGGGCAAGGCTCGCCCCCAGAAGGTGGCGCTCAACAAACCATAA
- a CDS encoding mycofactocin-coupled SDR family oxidoreductase produces MGRVQNKVAFVTGAARGQGRSHAVRLAQEGADIIAVDICGDIPGLQYPAATLEDLAQTVKEVEALDRRIIATKVDVRDRDAMKKAIDEGVAELGHLDIVVANAGICIGAELADVTPEIWNETIGTNLTGVWNTVQLTAPHLIAAGGGSMILTSSAAGLKGLPFLMPYVAAKHGVVGIMRAAATELAEHNIRVNTVHPTGVDTPMGAGDLNNALGAGIAAHPRIAPMLSNLLPIEITQPVDISNAVLFLASDEARYVTSLAMTVDAGNTQF; encoded by the coding sequence ATGGGGCGTGTTCAGAACAAGGTGGCGTTCGTGACCGGCGCCGCCCGCGGCCAGGGTCGCAGTCACGCGGTGCGGCTCGCCCAGGAGGGCGCCGACATCATCGCCGTCGACATCTGTGGTGACATACCCGGGCTGCAGTACCCGGCGGCGACCCTGGAAGACCTGGCCCAGACGGTCAAAGAGGTCGAGGCGCTCGACCGGCGGATCATCGCCACGAAGGTCGACGTCCGCGACCGCGACGCGATGAAGAAGGCCATCGACGAGGGCGTGGCCGAGCTGGGCCACCTCGACATCGTCGTCGCCAACGCCGGGATCTGCATCGGCGCCGAGCTGGCCGACGTGACCCCGGAGATCTGGAACGAGACCATCGGCACCAACCTGACCGGTGTCTGGAACACCGTGCAGCTCACCGCGCCGCACCTGATCGCGGCCGGCGGCGGCTCGATGATCCTGACCAGCTCGGCGGCCGGACTCAAGGGCCTGCCGTTCCTGATGCCCTACGTGGCCGCCAAGCACGGCGTCGTCGGCATCATGCGGGCCGCGGCGACCGAGTTGGCCGAACACAACATCCGCGTCAACACCGTCCACCCCACGGGCGTGGACACCCCGATGGGCGCGGGCGACCTCAACAACGCGCTCGGCGCCGGCATCGCCGCACACCCGCGGATCGCGCCGATGTTGAGCAACCTGCTGCCGATCGAGATCACCCAGCCGGTCGACATCTCCAACGCGGTGCTGTTCCTCGCCTCCGACGAGGCGCGCTACGTCACGTCACTCGCGATGACGGTCGACGCCGGCAACACCCAGTTCTAG